The proteins below are encoded in one region of Podarcis raffonei isolate rPodRaf1 chromosome 6, rPodRaf1.pri, whole genome shotgun sequence:
- the ZC3H11A gene encoding zinc finger CCCH domain-containing protein 11A isoform X1: MSNQGDDCYFYFYSTCTKGDSCPFRHCEAALGNETVCVLWQEQRCFRSVCRFRHMEIDKKRSEIPCFWENQPVGCQKMNCAFHHNKGRFVDGLFLPPSKTVLNVPEPTEEEMKATQISLQQNKLSVQSNPSPQLRGVMKVESSENVPSPTHPPVVINAADDDEDDDDQLSEEGDESKMPVQQPSAEVSNGLRVVSTRKSASSTKQGKVDNLNFGIKTLDEIKSKKMKEKSKKQGDNPSEVSAQIQTHPGPEKENVRTVVRTVTLSTKPGEEPQIRLTVAERLGKRKSSTVSESGLPLKRSLAERLGKKVDSLENADKIPKRVQVPLSLKERLGLPSEQNNMETENAAQPAGEIRVKTLEEIRLEKASQRKGEIHPKPKVQVTFTIEDPNAVAKPSPAIRIKTFSEVLAEKKQRQMEEERKKAEKGSLAGPKHEGEPQKQGSLGSAVSSRRKLEEPSDKAKDFREVRIKTLEEIKQEKALRMQQSGENTSKTQMQSDRTPVGRRQLCITKPTAPGREKKHLELKSSPRSFTSDATAKPLNDGMSNSHSKVQVKSLEEIRKEKQRLKQQQERKPQEEQVTVPSAGEETAEGKAPGAKNPVSPVTTGKSRPLTKRLLVRSQEAAPENVGSEESRLSAQPVERKIKAKPKVNVKPSGVKPLSPAKQALKRKSSESHPSVIAAVKPLSLIPSANTKEHPSENTALASAPSLPEATEAVVPERVQSNSSELHMENQAASTLQAETAGATSSHAAVKTRRLSSTGPGKTPTSVDDDFEKLIWEISGGKLEAEIDLDPGKDEDDLLLELSEMIDS; this comes from the exons ATGTCTAACCAAGGAGATGATTGTTACTTTTATTTCTACTCCACATGTACCAAG GGTGACAGTTGCCCCTTCCGTCACTGTGAAGCTGCCCTGGGGAATGaaactgtgtgtgtgctttggcAAGAGCAGCGATGTTTCAGAAGTGTCTGTCGATTTAGACACATGGAGATTGAT AAAAAGCGCAGTGAGATCCCATGCTTTTGGGAGAATCAGCCAGTGGGCTGTCAGAAGATGAACTGTGCATTCCACCACAATAAGGGACGTTTTGTGGATGGGCTTTTCTTACCTCCAAGCAAGA CTGTTCTAAATGTGCCTGAACCTACGGAAGAGGAGATGAAGGCTACACagatttcattgcaacagaataaaCTTTCTGTTCAGTCCAATCCATCTCCTCAGCTGCGTGGGGTAATGAAGGTGGAAAGTTCTGAAAATGTACCAAGCCCCACTCACCCACCAGTTGTTATCAATGctgcagatgatgatgaagatgatgatg ATCAATTATCGGAAGAAGGTGATGAATCTAAAATGCCCGTTCAACAACCCTCTGCAGAGGTTTCTAATGGATTGCGGGTAGTTTCTACTCGGAAATCAGCAAGTAGCACAAAACAAGGTAAAG TTGATAATTTGAATTTTGGAATCAAAACCCTTGATGAGATCAAGTCaaaaaaaatgaaggaaaaatCAAAGAAGCAAGGTG ACAACCCCTCTGAAGTTTCTGCTCAGATTCAGACCCATCCAGgcccagaaaaagaaaatgtacgGACTGTGGTCAGAACTGTAACTTTATCTACAAAGCCAG GTGAAGAGCCTCAGATTCGATTGACTGTTGCAGAGAGATTGGGAAAACGGAAATCCTCTACAG TTTCTGAGAGTGGTCTCCCCCTAAAACGTAGCCTTGCTGAAAGACTGGGAAAGAAAGTAGACTCCTTGGAGAATGCAGACAAAATACCAAAGAGAG TACAAGTTCCCTTGTCACTTAAAGAGAGACTAGGATTACCATCTGAGCAGAACAATATGGAAACAG AGAATGCTGCCCAACCAGCCGGTGAAATTCGTGTGAAAACACTGGAAGAAATCCGTTTGGAGAAGGCTAGCCAAAGAAAGGGAGAAATTCATCCCAAACCCAAGGTTCAAGTAACTTTTACAATTGAAGATCCCAATGCAGTGGCAAAACCGTCTCCTGCCATCAGGATCAAAACCTTTTCAGAGGTCCTGGCTGAGAAGAAGCAGAGGCAAATGGAAGAGGAGcgcaaaaaagctgaaaaagggAGCCTTGCTGGACCAAAGCATGAGGGTGAGCCCCAGAAGCAAGGCTCTTTGGGTTCAGCTGTTTCCAGCAGAAGAAAGCTGGAGGAGCCTTCTGACAAAGCTAAGGACTTTAGGGAGGTGCGCATCAAAACTCTAGAGGAAATCAAGCAGGAAAAAGCCCTCCGAATGCAGCAAAGTGGGGAGAACACCTCAAAGACGCAGATGCAATCTGATCGAACTCCAGTTGGGAGGAGACAGTTATGCATTACCAAGCCAACAG CTCCTGGAAGAGAAAAAAAACATCTAGAGCTGAAGTCCTCTCCAAGAAGTTTTACATCAGATGCCACTGCGAAG CCTTTGAATGACGGCATGAGCAATTCACATTCTAAAGTCCAGGTGAAGAGCTTGGAGGAGATAAGGAAGGAGAAGCAACGgctaaaacagcagcaagagaggAAGCCCCAGGAGGAGCAAGTGACTgtgccatctgctggggaagaaaCTGCAGAAGGGAAGGCCCCAGGGGCGAAAAATCCTGTATCCCCAGTGACAACAGGGAAGAGCCGTCCACTTACAAAGAGGTTGCTGGTGAGATCCCAGGAGGCAGCGCCAGAGAACGTGGGGTCAGAGGAGTCGAGACTTTCTGCTCAGCCTGTAGAACGAAAGATTAAAG CCAAACCAAAAGTGAATGTGAAACCATCTGGGGTGAAGCCCTTGTCTCCAGCAAAGCAGGCACTGAAGCGCAAATCATCAGAGAGTCATCCTTCTGTTATTGCTGCAGTGAAGCCTCTGAGTCTCATCCCAAGCGCAAACACAAAGGAGCACCCATCTGAAAACACAGCCCTG gCAAGTGCTCCTAGTCttccagaagccacagaagccgttGTTCCTGAGAGAGTGCAGTCTAACAG CTCCGAACTGCATATGGAGAACCAGGCAGCCTCCACGTTGCAAGCAGAGACAGCAGGTGCAACCTCTTCCCATGCAGCAGTAAAGACACGCAGACTGAGCTCAACAGGACCTGGGAAGACACCCACCTCAGTAGACGATgactttgaaaagctgatatGGGAAATCTCAGGAGGCAAACTGGAAGCAGAGATTGATCTGGACCCAGGAAAAGATGAGGACGACCTCTTGCTTGAACTTTCTGAAATGATTGACAGCTGA
- the ZC3H11A gene encoding zinc finger CCCH domain-containing protein 11A isoform X2 — translation MSNQGDDCYFYFYSTCTKGDSCPFRHCEAALGNETVCVLWQEQRCFRSVCRFRHMEIDKKRSEIPCFWENQPVGCQKMNCAFHHNKGRFVDGLFLPPSKTVLNVPEPTEEEMKATQISLQQNKLSVQSNPSPQLRGVMKVESSENVPSPTHPPVVINAADDDEDDDDQLSEEGDESKMPVQQPSAEVSNGLRVVSTRKSASSTKQVDNLNFGIKTLDEIKSKKMKEKSKKQGDNPSEVSAQIQTHPGPEKENVRTVVRTVTLSTKPGEEPQIRLTVAERLGKRKSSTVSESGLPLKRSLAERLGKKVDSLENADKIPKRVQVPLSLKERLGLPSEQNNMETENAAQPAGEIRVKTLEEIRLEKASQRKGEIHPKPKVQVTFTIEDPNAVAKPSPAIRIKTFSEVLAEKKQRQMEEERKKAEKGSLAGPKHEGEPQKQGSLGSAVSSRRKLEEPSDKAKDFREVRIKTLEEIKQEKALRMQQSGENTSKTQMQSDRTPVGRRQLCITKPTAPGREKKHLELKSSPRSFTSDATAKPLNDGMSNSHSKVQVKSLEEIRKEKQRLKQQQERKPQEEQVTVPSAGEETAEGKAPGAKNPVSPVTTGKSRPLTKRLLVRSQEAAPENVGSEESRLSAQPVERKIKAKPKVNVKPSGVKPLSPAKQALKRKSSESHPSVIAAVKPLSLIPSANTKEHPSENTALASAPSLPEATEAVVPERVQSNSSELHMENQAASTLQAETAGATSSHAAVKTRRLSSTGPGKTPTSVDDDFEKLIWEISGGKLEAEIDLDPGKDEDDLLLELSEMIDS, via the exons ATGTCTAACCAAGGAGATGATTGTTACTTTTATTTCTACTCCACATGTACCAAG GGTGACAGTTGCCCCTTCCGTCACTGTGAAGCTGCCCTGGGGAATGaaactgtgtgtgtgctttggcAAGAGCAGCGATGTTTCAGAAGTGTCTGTCGATTTAGACACATGGAGATTGAT AAAAAGCGCAGTGAGATCCCATGCTTTTGGGAGAATCAGCCAGTGGGCTGTCAGAAGATGAACTGTGCATTCCACCACAATAAGGGACGTTTTGTGGATGGGCTTTTCTTACCTCCAAGCAAGA CTGTTCTAAATGTGCCTGAACCTACGGAAGAGGAGATGAAGGCTACACagatttcattgcaacagaataaaCTTTCTGTTCAGTCCAATCCATCTCCTCAGCTGCGTGGGGTAATGAAGGTGGAAAGTTCTGAAAATGTACCAAGCCCCACTCACCCACCAGTTGTTATCAATGctgcagatgatgatgaagatgatgatg ATCAATTATCGGAAGAAGGTGATGAATCTAAAATGCCCGTTCAACAACCCTCTGCAGAGGTTTCTAATGGATTGCGGGTAGTTTCTACTCGGAAATCAGCAAGTAGCACAAAACAAG TTGATAATTTGAATTTTGGAATCAAAACCCTTGATGAGATCAAGTCaaaaaaaatgaaggaaaaatCAAAGAAGCAAGGTG ACAACCCCTCTGAAGTTTCTGCTCAGATTCAGACCCATCCAGgcccagaaaaagaaaatgtacgGACTGTGGTCAGAACTGTAACTTTATCTACAAAGCCAG GTGAAGAGCCTCAGATTCGATTGACTGTTGCAGAGAGATTGGGAAAACGGAAATCCTCTACAG TTTCTGAGAGTGGTCTCCCCCTAAAACGTAGCCTTGCTGAAAGACTGGGAAAGAAAGTAGACTCCTTGGAGAATGCAGACAAAATACCAAAGAGAG TACAAGTTCCCTTGTCACTTAAAGAGAGACTAGGATTACCATCTGAGCAGAACAATATGGAAACAG AGAATGCTGCCCAACCAGCCGGTGAAATTCGTGTGAAAACACTGGAAGAAATCCGTTTGGAGAAGGCTAGCCAAAGAAAGGGAGAAATTCATCCCAAACCCAAGGTTCAAGTAACTTTTACAATTGAAGATCCCAATGCAGTGGCAAAACCGTCTCCTGCCATCAGGATCAAAACCTTTTCAGAGGTCCTGGCTGAGAAGAAGCAGAGGCAAATGGAAGAGGAGcgcaaaaaagctgaaaaagggAGCCTTGCTGGACCAAAGCATGAGGGTGAGCCCCAGAAGCAAGGCTCTTTGGGTTCAGCTGTTTCCAGCAGAAGAAAGCTGGAGGAGCCTTCTGACAAAGCTAAGGACTTTAGGGAGGTGCGCATCAAAACTCTAGAGGAAATCAAGCAGGAAAAAGCCCTCCGAATGCAGCAAAGTGGGGAGAACACCTCAAAGACGCAGATGCAATCTGATCGAACTCCAGTTGGGAGGAGACAGTTATGCATTACCAAGCCAACAG CTCCTGGAAGAGAAAAAAAACATCTAGAGCTGAAGTCCTCTCCAAGAAGTTTTACATCAGATGCCACTGCGAAG CCTTTGAATGACGGCATGAGCAATTCACATTCTAAAGTCCAGGTGAAGAGCTTGGAGGAGATAAGGAAGGAGAAGCAACGgctaaaacagcagcaagagaggAAGCCCCAGGAGGAGCAAGTGACTgtgccatctgctggggaagaaaCTGCAGAAGGGAAGGCCCCAGGGGCGAAAAATCCTGTATCCCCAGTGACAACAGGGAAGAGCCGTCCACTTACAAAGAGGTTGCTGGTGAGATCCCAGGAGGCAGCGCCAGAGAACGTGGGGTCAGAGGAGTCGAGACTTTCTGCTCAGCCTGTAGAACGAAAGATTAAAG CCAAACCAAAAGTGAATGTGAAACCATCTGGGGTGAAGCCCTTGTCTCCAGCAAAGCAGGCACTGAAGCGCAAATCATCAGAGAGTCATCCTTCTGTTATTGCTGCAGTGAAGCCTCTGAGTCTCATCCCAAGCGCAAACACAAAGGAGCACCCATCTGAAAACACAGCCCTG gCAAGTGCTCCTAGTCttccagaagccacagaagccgttGTTCCTGAGAGAGTGCAGTCTAACAG CTCCGAACTGCATATGGAGAACCAGGCAGCCTCCACGTTGCAAGCAGAGACAGCAGGTGCAACCTCTTCCCATGCAGCAGTAAAGACACGCAGACTGAGCTCAACAGGACCTGGGAAGACACCCACCTCAGTAGACGATgactttgaaaagctgatatGGGAAATCTCAGGAGGCAAACTGGAAGCAGAGATTGATCTGGACCCAGGAAAAGATGAGGACGACCTCTTGCTTGAACTTTCTGAAATGATTGACAGCTGA
- the SNRPE gene encoding small nuclear ribonucleoprotein E: MAYRGQGQKVQKVMVQPINLIFRYLQNRSRIQVWLYEQVNMRIEGCIIGFDEYMNLVLDDAEEIHSKTKSRKQLGRIMLKGDNITLLQSVSN, from the exons ATGGCGTACCGCGGGCAAGGCCAGAAGGTGCAGAAAGTGATGGTGCAGCCCATC AACCTCATCTTCAGATACCTACAGAAT AGGTCCAGAATTCAGGTGTGGCTGTATGAACAGGTGAACATGAGGATAGAAGGCTGTATTATT GGATTTGATGAATATATGAACTTGGTTCTGGATGATGCTGAGGAGATTCACTCCAAGACAAAATCAAGGAAACAGCTGG GTCGAATCATGTTAAAAGGAGACAATATTACTCTTCTACAGAGTGTTTCTAACTAG